Within the Planctomycetota bacterium genome, the region TCCCGAGCCTGTGTCCCCCGAGAGGATTCTGGATTGCGGCTTGCGCGGGGCCGGCGATTATGGTCCAATGGCGTCCTGTGACCATGTGGCCGCAACCTCGTTTGGAGGAGTTGAGATGCGGAAGCTGGGTGTGGCGCTGGCGGTGTTGAGCGTGGCCGGTTTGCTGGCCGGCTGCGGCGGCGAAGGCGGAGGCGGCGGCGGCAGCACGCCGAAAGCCGCATTCGAGGCGATGTGGGCGGCGGCCAAGGCCGGCAATCAGAAGGCGATGATGGCCTGCTTCTCCGAGGTCTGCCGCTCGAAGATGGCCGAGATCGAGAAGATGTTCGCCGACATGCCGAAGGAACTCAAGGAGGGCAAGGAGAGCATGGCCGGCGAGCTCATGGCCAAGGCCAAGAGCGCGAAGGTCGAGATCGGCGCCGAGAAGATTGACGGCGACAAGGCGACCCTCGAGGTCACCACCGACGGCCGCAAGGACACCCTCGAGTTCATCAAAGAGGGCGGCGCCTGGAAGATGCACATCTCCGAGCTGGCCAACCTGGACCTGGATCAGATGAAGAAGGCCATGGAGATGCTGAAGAACATGCCCAAGGGCGTGATGGAGGGGCTTCAGAAGGGCATGAAGGACGCCCTGAAGTAACACCCGGGCGCAGAGAGCGCCGTGAAGTCTGGCTCGTGCCCGCTGTTGCCTCAAGGGCGGCAGCGGGCACGATCGTTTCAGGGGCAAAGGGAGGGGGAACCCGCTACTTCTTCCAGGCCTCGGGCAGCCGGGTGAGCTGGCCGTCCACGTCGAGCCGCCGCACCCAGGCCCGCCCGTCGCTGGCATAGAAGCCCACGTAGCCGGGCTCGAGCTGCGGCGAGTTGAAGGCGAAGAGGAACTTGCCGTCGAAAAACACGCGCACCAGGGAGCCCTGGCACTCGACCTTGGCCTCGTACCACTGGCCCTCGGGCTTCGTGAAGCCGCCGCGGCGGTCGAGCTCCTTGCGGGGCTGGCCTGGGGTGACGAGGTAGAGGACCACGTCTCGGCGCCCGATCTCGACGGCGTGGTAGCTGTTGCCGCTGGTCGAGCCGAAGATGAGGCCCACGGCGCGTTCGCCGGCGCCCACCGGTTCCTGCTTGAACTGGAAGGAGACCTTCGTGTTGGCATAGCTCCTGTCGCGGCGGAAGACGGTGATGGGCTCCTTGGTCTTCAGGGCGTCCAGGTAGAACATCCCATCGCGGATTTCGGCGAGGTTCGACGAGCGGATCCAGTCGTTCAGGTCGCCGATGTTCGGCTTCGGCTCTTCCTTTTCCTCGCCGGGCGCCGCGGGCGGTTTGAGGCTGGGCGGGAGCGGGGCCGCGGCCGAGGTCGTGCCCACCACGATGGCGAGAAACAGGCACAGGTTCCTGGCTCGTAGCATGTGGACCTCCTCTCTCTTGCGGGCTACGTGCGGCGTGAGCGAACGTACCAGGCGCGAGTATAGGATGGCCCGGGGCTGAAGTCAACCCCGACAGGCCCTCATGCGGCAGGGCAGGCCGCGGCGCCTGCCCTGCGAGGTCTGCCCGACTGGCCGGGGCGGCCACGGTCAACGCGGCTGCCAGAGCTGCGGCAGTGAGACGGGGGCGGGGGTGCCGCCCATGTCGAACTTCCGCACCCAGGCCCTGCCGCCTTCGGCGTAGACGCCCAGGTGGCCGGGCTGGAGCTGGGGCGAGGTGAAGGAGAAGACGAACCGTCCATCCACGAACACCTTCACCTGGGGCCCGTTCGTCTCGATCTTGGCCTCGTACCACTGGCCGTCGGGCTTGGTGAAGCCGGCCTGCCGCGCCAGCTCCCTGGGCGGCTGGTTGGGCCGGTACTCGTACAGGATCACGTTGGTGCGGTCGAACTGCACCGCGTGATAGGTCTGAGGCCCCCTGCTGCCGAAAACGAGCCCGAAGCTCCGTTTGGGGCCCACGGGGTCTATGCGGAACTGCACGGTCGCCGTCACGTTCTGGAACGCCCTGTCCTGCCTCAGGGCGAAGACGGGGTCCTTGGCGGTCAGAGCGTCCACGTACAGCATGCCGTCGCGAATCTGGACGTCCTGCTGCGATGAGCGGAGGTAGTCGTTGATGCCGCCCACGCCCTGGATGGGCTCGGCCGGTTGAAGGTTGGGCAGGTTCGGCGCGCCGCCCAACGCCACCGAGGCGAGCAGCCCCGCCACCGCAAGTGATTTCCCGCTGAGCATGAGAGCCTCCTCTCGTGTCCGTCCTTGGTCGCAGTCCACCCCTCTCTTTGGAGTCTACGCCTGTTTCGGCACGACGTCAACCCGAAGCTTTCGATTTCGGCCCGCCTTGACCGTTTGTGCCGGATTGCGCTATTCTGGCGGCCGGCGGGCCTGGCACCCAGGGTAAGGGGCGTGCATTGTCGGGTCAGTTTCTGGTCGCGGCGGCGGCGTTCGGCGTGCCCTTCGTGCTCTCGCTTGCCCTGACGGGCCTGGCGCTCAGGGTGAGTCCGCGCCTGGGCTTTGTGGACGAGCCGGGCGGCCGGAAGGCCCACGAGCGCCCCATGCCGCTGGGGGGCGGGGTGGCCATGTTTCTGGCGTGGAGCCTTCCGGTGGGCCTCCTGGTGATCCTGTCGGCCTCGTGCGGCTGGACGGGGGCCGCCGAGCGCGCCACGGCGGCGTTTGCCGGCAAGGCGATGCCGCTGGCGTGGGTGCTCGGCGCGGGGGCCGTCCTGATGCTTCTGGGGCTCCTGGACGACGTGTTCGGCCTCTCGCCGGCAATTCGCCTCGCTGTCCAGGTCGCCGTGGCCGGCGGGCTGTACCTCATCTCGCACGAGATTCGGATCACGCTCTTCGCGGGCTGGTCGGCGCTCTCATTCCTCTACACGGTGCTCTGGATCGTGGGCATCACCAATGCCTTCAACTTCCTGGATAACACGGACGGCCAGTCGGCCGGTGTGGCGATGGTGGCGGCGGGGATCCTGGCCGTGGTCGGGTTCCAGTCGGGGCAGGAGCTGATGGCCTGGCTGGCGCTGGCCCTGGCGGGCGCGGCGGCCGGGTTCCTGGTCTTCAACTTCCCGCCCGCCGGAATCTACATGGGCGATGCGGGCAGCCTGTTCCTGGGCTTCACGCTCTCGGCGCTGACGATCCTGTTCACCTTCTACGAGTCGGGCGATGCGCCCTCGGGCCGCCTCTACGGGGTGCTGATGCCGCTGTTCATCCTGGCGCTGCCGGTGTTCGATACCCTCACCGTGATCGCCATCCGCCTGCACGAGGGCCGGCCCATCTGGCGAGGCGACCGCAGCCACTTCGCGCACCGCCTGCTCGCGCTGGGCATGAGCAAGCGCGAGGCGGTGGTATTCATCTATCTGGTCACCTTCTGCCTCGGGTTGGCCTCGACGCTCCTCGGCTCGCTCGAGGAGGCGGGCGCCATTGTGGTGCTGGTGATCGGGGTGACGGTGTTCGTGCTGATCGGGCTCCTGGAGCGCGCGGGCCGGCGCCGCGACTAAGAAACTGCCTCAAGACCCACGCGGGCTGCGACGCCTGCGATTCCGCCTGCGGGCAAGAAGCGAGGAGGAGGCGATGCAACGGAGAGCATCGTGGACGACGAGCGACGCCGCCCGCAGGCAGAAGTCGCGGCGTCCCTTCGGGTTGCGGCGGCAGCGGGGCGTCTGCCGCGTTGCGGCTCCTCAGCGATGCTCTCCGTCGCATCGCCTGTGTCGCCGCGCCTTGCATCCGCCCCGCTGGCGCCGGCAACGCAGCCCGTGTGGGTTCTGAGACAGTTTCTAAGGGGCCGCCTGGTGAAGAAGCCGCCCAAACCGGCGTCTGCCGTTGGGGCCGTCGAGCCCGCGGTCGCCCCGTCGGTGGACCGGCTGCTTGCCGGCATCCTCGCCTTCTTCCTCTGCCTGGCCGTCGCGCTGCGGCCGCTGCTGCCGGGTCATCGCCACGAGGCCAACCTGTGGGTGGAGATGTGCGCGTTCGTGGCCGCACTGGCCGGGGTGGTGCGCGCGGCAATCGCGCGGCGGGTGCGCCTCGAGCGCACGGGGATGGGCCTGCCCACGCTCGCCCTGCTCGCCGTGGCGGCCATCTCCACGATCCGCTCGCCCCACCCGCTCGAGAGCGTGGCCACCCTGCTCGAGTGGCTCGCCTACGCCGCCGCCTTCGCCATCACCGTGCAGGTGACGAGGGCCGATAACGGCCTGGATGCCCGCCTCCTCCTCCGCGTGCTCTGGGCGTCGGCCTTCGTGGCCATCCTGTACGGCCTCTTCCAGCAATTTGTGAACCTGCCGCTGCTCGCGGGGATGATCGCGACCGACTCGGGCCGCGTGCTGAGCGAGTTGCGCATGAGCGAGCGGCACATCGGCGACCTGATGGCCCGGGCCACCGGGCGCATCTTCTCGACGTTCCTGCTCTCGAACAGCTTCGCGGGCTTCCTCGCGCTCGTGTTTCCCGGGTTCCTGGGCTACGTGCTGGACCGCGTGCGAGGGGGCGAGCGGGGCCGCTGGTTTCTGGGAGTCGCGGCGTTCTGGCTGGCGGCGGCGCTGGCCTGCCTGGTGCTCACGTACTCGAAGGGCGGCTGGGTGGCCTTCGCCGTGGGCATGGCCGCTTTCGCGCTGATGCTGGGGCGCGCCCTGCTGCGGCGCCACGCGCGGCTGGTGGCGGGAGTCGTGGCGGCGGCTGCCGCGGCATTCGCCCTCCTGCTGGCCACGAAGGTGGTGCCCGTGCAGATCTTCCGCGACTTTGTGACCTCGTTCGACATCCGCGTGGGCTACTGGCAGGGCGCGCTGAGCATGGCGCGCGACCATCCGGTCGGCGGCGTGGGGCTGGGCACATTTGGCGACCGCTACCCCCGCTACCGCCCCCTGCTCGCCCATCCAGCGCAGGACACGCACAACGACTACCTCCAGGTGCTGGCCGAGTTGGGCGTGCCCGGCCTCCTAGCGTTCCTGTGGCTCTGGGCCGCCTGCCTGCGCAATGCCTTCGCCGGCCCCGCGCCCGCCCCCGAACACCACGCCCGCCGCCCCTTCCCCGCGCGCCTGGCCTGCTGGGCCGCCGTGGTGGCTTTCGTGCTCACCACCATCGTGATGACCACCTTCTCGCTGGCGGGCTGGTGGGACGAGAGCCCCGCGTCGCGCGAGCTCAAGGTCTGGCTCGACCGCGCCCTGGTCACCGCCTTCGTGGCCTGCTGGCTCGTCTTCTTCGCGGCGCTCGGGCGCGGCGAGCCACGGCCGCCCGGCGAGTTGTGCCACAAGGGCCTGGTGTGCGGCCTCATCGCCTTCCTGGTGCACTGTGCGGTGGACTTCGATTACCAGGAGCCGGGCGTGGCCTTCACCGCGTGGGTGGTGGCGGCGTTGTGCGTGCGGCCGCGGCGCCCGGCCATCGAGCGCCGGCTCGGGCTGCCCGTGGCCATCGCCCTGCCCGCCTGCGGCCTGCTGCTCGTCGCCGCCTTCCAATTCGTTCTCTTCTACGCCACGCGTTCGGCCACCGAGCGCGACACGGCGGCCAGCCTGCTCACCGATACCACGCGCACCCTGTCGCCGCTGGAGCGCGCCGAGCTGATCCACGGCGCCCGCCAGCACTACGAGGAGGCCGCCCGCACCAATCCCCTCGACGACTCGCTGCGGCTCGAGTACGGCGATCTGCTCGTGAGCCTGCTGGCGCCCCAGACGCCCGGCGGCGCCCCCCCTGGCGAACAGGGGGCGGGCGCGCCCGGCCTGCGCCTGCGCATCGAGCGGCCCGATGACCTGGCGCTCTTCCAACACGCGGTCGCGCTCTACACCCGCGCCGCGGAGCTCAACCACTGGGGCGCTGCCGCCCGCATCCGGCTGGGCGGCCTCTGCATGGCCGCGGCGCGGCCCGATGCCGGCCCGCTGGCCGCGGCGGCGCTCCGGCCGCTCGTCGAGGCGGCCGCGGCCCGCCGCACGCCCACAGGCCCTCACCAGGCCTATCTGCCGGCCGTGGCGGCCTTTGAGGACGCCCTGGCGCGCGATCCGAACAACCCGGCCGTGCTCCTCCTGGTCGCCGAAGCCCGCGAGAAGCTCGGCGATCCCACCGCAGCCGACGTGGCGCGCCGCGCACTCGACATTGCCACCCGCCTCGGCGCCGTGCACCTCGGCCACAAGCTGTGCCTGAAGTACGAGGAGGTGCTCCGCGCCCAGGGCATTCTCCGCCGCGCCGAGCGGGAGGGGCCGCCGCCGTGAGCCGCGCGCTTCGCCGCTTCCTCCTGCCCAGCTTCGACCCGCTCGCGGCTCAGCGCCTGCGGCTCTCACGCCACATCGAAGCGGGTTCGAGCGTGTTGGATGCGGGCTGCGGCGACGGAGCGATGGCCCTGCGCCTCGCCCGCCGCGGCTGCCGCGTGGTCGCCGTGAGCCACGATGCGGCGCAGATCGCGCGCCTCAGCGCCAAGGCACCGGATGGCGTGGCCTTCCGCGTCCATGACCTCTCCCAAGGCGGCCCGGTCGAAGGCCGCTTCGACGCCGTGCTGTGCCTTGATGTCTTGGAGCACATCCTTGACGACCGCACGGCGCTGGCCAACGCCGTGGCGCCGCTGCGGCGGGGCGGCCGGTTGCTCGTCACGGTGCCCAACCGCCTCGCCCCGCCGCTATGGGGCGACCGCCTGTCGGCGGCCGAGGACGGCGGACACGTGCGCCCCGGCTACACGCGCGACGAGTTGGGCGCCCTGCTGCGCGGCGCCGGCCTCACGCCTGTCCATTGGTCGAGCTTCGGGGGATTCTTTACGCGGAAGGCGGCGAGCCTGAACCGCCGCCTCGAGCGCCGCCCTGGCCGCTTCTGGCTTCTCCCGCGTTTTCTGGGCCTGGTGCTGTTGCGGCCGCTGTGCCGGCTCGATCCGCTTCTTCCCGGCAGAAGATGCGAACTCTTCGTCCTCGCCACGAGGGCCTGACGCTCCCTCCTCTCACCTCTCACGTATCACGCATCACGGCTTCCCCGCTGCCTCGACAGCGGCTTCTCCAGCCCGTGCGCCACCAGGAGCGCCTCGTCGGCGAAGATCGCCTCGGTCGCCCCGTCGGCCACCACGCGGCCGGCATCAATCACCACGGTGCGGGGGCAGAGCTCCAGGATCATGTCGAGGTCGTGGGTGGCGATCACCTTGGTGATGTCGAGCGTGGCCAGGCGTTCGATCAGGCGGCGGCGCGAGCGCGGGTCGAGGTTGCTCGACGGCTCGTCCATCACCAGGATGTCGGGCCGCATCGCCAGCACGGTGGCGATGGCCGCGGCGCGCTTCTGGCCGGCCGACAGGTGGTGCGGGGCCTTGCGTTCGAGGCCCTCGCAGCCCACGACCGCGAGGGCCGCGGCCACGCGGGCGCGCACCTCGGCCTCGGGCAGCCCCAGGTGCAGGAGGCCGAAGGCCACGTCGTCGCCCACCGTGGGCATGAAGAGCTGGTCGTCGGGGTCCTGGAACACCAGGCCCACCATGCGCCGCACGTCGCGCAGGTGGTGCTTGTCCAACTCCACGCCGTGGATGCGCACCACGCCCGACCCGCGCAGCGTGCCATTGAGGTGCAGGATGAAGGTGGACTTGCCGGCGCCATTCGGCCCGACCAGCCCGACCGACTCGCCCACCTCGATATGCAGCGACAGCCCGTCGAGGGCCTTCGTGCCGTCGTGGTACACATAGGTGAGGTCGTGCACGTCAATCAGCGCGTCAGCCACGTTGTGCCCCCAAGACGTAGTGCGGCCGCGAACAGCACCGAGCCGGCGAGGAACGCATAGTCGCCGGCCCGCATGCGGAACTGGCTCAGCGTGCGCACCGTGCCGTCGAAGCCGCGGGCCAGCATGGCCGCGTAGATGCGCTCGCCGCGCTCGAGCGTGCGCACGAACAGGCTGCCGATCAGGCTGCCCGTGACGCGCAGGCGCCAGCCGAGGCGGCTGGGGCCCACGGTGCGGCAGTCGCGCGCCCGCCGCAGCCGCATCACCTCCTCGATCAGCACGAAGAGGTAACGGTAGAGGAAGCTCAGCTCGACGATGAACAGGCGCGGCAGCCGGAACCACGCGAGGGCCTTGAGCAGCTCGTCGAACGGCGTGGTCGAGACGAGGGCGACCAGCGCACTCACCGTGAGCACGAACTTGCCGCAGAGGTTTGCGCACGACACCCACCCCGCCCGCGCCCAGAACGCCCACGGGCCGAACCGCACCAACATGGGTGCCGTGTCGTAGAGCGGATTGAACACCGCCACGAACAGCACGAAGGGCGACACGAGGAGCAGGTGCTTCGCAACGAACCCGAATGGGATTCCGCCGAAGGCGAGCAGCGCGAAAGGGAAGATGGCGTAGGGAAACAGCGCCGCGACCTGGTACTTGGGCACCGACACCACCAGCGCCGTGAACACGGCCACGGCCGCCAGCTTCGCGCGGGCATCGAGCCGGTGCACGGGCGAATCGCCCGACGCGAAGCGGTCTATGTAGGCGTGGTGCATGCCGGTGCCTCAGTGGCTGTGAGCGTGGCCGTGCCCTTCGCGGCGGCGCACCGCCACGGCGATGCCGTACACCACGCCCAGCGTGGCGACGGTGCCCAGCACGCCCGCCAGGGAGGTCCAATAGGCCGGCGAATCCTCCCCCGCACTGTAGTCGGGCAACGGCGCCGTGCGCTCCTGCCACGCGCTCACCTTCGCCATCGTCGGGTCCACCGCCTCCTCGTTCCCCGCGTGGCGCGAGAACTTCCTCTCCTCGAGCAGGAAGTCCAGCCCGTCGGGCAGGCCCGAGGCCACCAGGGAGAGGAGCCCGGCGGTCAGCAGCGCGAGGATGGCGAACGACCCGACCACGGCGCGCCGCGACACTCGCTCGCGGCCCTCCACCTGCACGCCAAGCACCTCGGGCCGCACCTGCGTGAGGTAGGCCACCACGGCGAACGTGATCGCCCCCTCGACGGCGCCGATGAGCAGGTGGATGCCGACCATCAGCGGGAAGAAGGTGCCGAACGGCACGGCGCTCATGCCCGACAGCGCGATCTGCGCAGGCACCACGGCCGCGCTCGCGGCCACGCCGCCGAGCGCCCCCGTGAAGCTGGCCAGATAGAGGCGTCCCGTGCTCTTCCGCCCCCCGGCTCGTCCCAGAATCAGGCGGTAGAGGCCATAGCCCAGATAGGGCGCCACGAGGCCCATGTTGAACACATTGCAGCCCAGGGCCAGCAGGCCGCCGTCGTTGAAGATCAGGCACTGCACGGTGAGGATGGCGGCCATCACGAGCGCCGCGGCGTGCGGCCCGAGCAGGATGGCCAGCAGCACGCCGCCGCCCAGGTGCCCGCTCGTGGCGCCCAGGATCTGGAAGTTCACCATCTGCGCCGCGAACACGAAGGCGCCCATCACGCCCATCAGCGGCACCTTGCTCTCGTGGAACGACCGGCGCGCGCCCGCCGCCGCCAGCCCCAGCCCGGCGGCGCTCGCCGCAATGAACCCGCCCGCCACGGCGGGCGACAGCACCTCGTTGGGCATGTGCATGGCAGGGCCTCTCAAACCATCACGACCGCACGGAATGCTACGCCTGTCAGAAACGTAACACAGAACGGGCGGGCTGTCAAGCGGAGGCCCCGTTCACCGCGCCCGGCCCAGGGTGGTCATGGTGAGCTTGCCGTGCTGCACGCCGCGGGTGGCCACGAGCTTGTCGGCGATGCGGACGAGGTCGGCGGCGGGGCCGCGGAGGACGATCACCTCGAGGCACGTGTGCGCCGTGAGGTGCACGTGGGTCGCACACACGACGAGGCCGTGGGCGTCGTGCTGGAGGTCGGTCAGTTTGTCGGTGAGCTCGCGGTACTCGTGGTTGTAGACGAGCGTGAGCGTCGCCACCTGCTCGCCCGAGAGCTTGCTCCAGTCGGCCTGCACCAGATAGTCGCGGATCAGGTCGCGCAGCGCCTCCGAGCGGCTCGGGTAGCCCTTCTCCTCGATCAGGCGGTCGAAGTCCCGGAGCAGCGGCTCCTCCAGCGACACGCCGAAGCGCACCAGCTCGCCCATCGCCTGTCCTCCTTGCAGAAGTAGCACCAGGGGGCATCATAGTGCTACCGATGCGGCAAGTCAAGCGCGCGCAGCGGACCGCGGGTTCGCCGTGCGGGCTTGAGCCCGTACCCGCGCTTGCGCGGCGGGGCCTCCAGAGACGGCCTGAAGGCCGCACAACGAGCGCGCCGGGGCCCGCTCGCTCAGGGCTTCTGCACGCACGAGCAGGGGGTGGTGTTGCAGCAGGGGCAGCCGGCGCCGTACTTCTTCGTGACGGCGGCCTCGGCGTCTATGCCCGCCAGGTTGGCCAGGGTGGTGAGCCAGGCGAAGGCGTCGGCGAACTCCGCCTCGATCTCCTCGCGCGTGCCGGAGCGGAGGGCGGTGGACAGCTCGCCGACCTCTTCCATGAACCACATGAACGTGCCGCCCAGGCCGCGGCGGGTGTCGTGCTCGAGATACAGATCGCTCATCAGCCTCTGAAAGTCGCCAATGGTCATTCGGCATGCCTCTCGGTGTCGCGGGGTCGGGGCGTTCTCATTCGGCCTTGGTGTCGGCATAGGCCTTCCACTGCTCGGCGAGGGCCTTCTCGTCGGCGTGGCCGGGGTGGATCCATAGCCGGTGACGCAGGGTGAGGGTCTTGCCCTTCGGCAACGGGTATTCACGCGGGCCGGGGAAGGCGGGCATAACATAGTTGAGATTGGGGTACTGGTGGAGCTTGCTGGGGTAGAGCGGATTGGTCGGGTGCTCGAAGATGGCCAC harbors:
- a CDS encoding DUF4878 domain-containing protein gives rise to the protein MRKLGVALAVLSVAGLLAGCGGEGGGGGGSTPKAAFEAMWAAAKAGNQKAMMACFSEVCRSKMAEIEKMFADMPKELKEGKESMAGELMAKAKSAKVEIGAEKIDGDKATLEVTTDGRKDTLEFIKEGGAWKMHISELANLDLDQMKKAMEMLKNMPKGVMEGLQKGMKDALK
- a CDS encoding DUF1080 domain-containing protein encodes the protein MLSGKSLAVAGLLASVALGGAPNLPNLQPAEPIQGVGGINDYLRSSQQDVQIRDGMLYVDALTAKDPVFALRQDRAFQNVTATVQFRIDPVGPKRSFGLVFGSRGPQTYHAVQFDRTNVILYEYRPNQPPRELARQAGFTKPDGQWYEAKIETNGPQVKVFVDGRFVFSFTSPQLQPGHLGVYAEGGRAWVRKFDMGGTPAPVSLPQLWQPR
- a CDS encoding MraY family glycosyltransferase produces the protein MSGQFLVAAAAFGVPFVLSLALTGLALRVSPRLGFVDEPGGRKAHERPMPLGGGVAMFLAWSLPVGLLVILSASCGWTGAAERATAAFAGKAMPLAWVLGAGAVLMLLGLLDDVFGLSPAIRLAVQVAVAGGLYLISHEIRITLFAGWSALSFLYTVLWIVGITNAFNFLDNTDGQSAGVAMVAAGILAVVGFQSGQELMAWLALALAGAAAGFLVFNFPPAGIYMGDAGSLFLGFTLSALTILFTFYESGDAPSGRLYGVLMPLFILALPVFDTLTVIAIRLHEGRPIWRGDRSHFAHRLLALGMSKREAVVFIYLVTFCLGLASTLLGSLEEAGAIVVLVIGVTVFVLIGLLERAGRRRD
- a CDS encoding O-antigen ligase family protein, producing the protein MKKPPKPASAVGAVEPAVAPSVDRLLAGILAFFLCLAVALRPLLPGHRHEANLWVEMCAFVAALAGVVRAAIARRVRLERTGMGLPTLALLAVAAISTIRSPHPLESVATLLEWLAYAAAFAITVQVTRADNGLDARLLLRVLWASAFVAILYGLFQQFVNLPLLAGMIATDSGRVLSELRMSERHIGDLMARATGRIFSTFLLSNSFAGFLALVFPGFLGYVLDRVRGGERGRWFLGVAAFWLAAALACLVLTYSKGGWVAFAVGMAAFALMLGRALLRRHARLVAGVVAAAAAAFALLLATKVVPVQIFRDFVTSFDIRVGYWQGALSMARDHPVGGVGLGTFGDRYPRYRPLLAHPAQDTHNDYLQVLAELGVPGLLAFLWLWAACLRNAFAGPAPAPEHHARRPFPARLACWAAVVAFVLTTIVMTTFSLAGWWDESPASRELKVWLDRALVTAFVACWLVFFAALGRGEPRPPGELCHKGLVCGLIAFLVHCAVDFDYQEPGVAFTAWVVAALCVRPRRPAIERRLGLPVAIALPACGLLLVAAFQFVLFYATRSATERDTAASLLTDTTRTLSPLERAELIHGARQHYEEAARTNPLDDSLRLEYGDLLVSLLAPQTPGGAPPGEQGAGAPGLRLRIERPDDLALFQHAVALYTRAAELNHWGAAARIRLGGLCMAAARPDAGPLAAAALRPLVEAAAARRTPTGPHQAYLPAVAAFEDALARDPNNPAVLLLVAEAREKLGDPTAADVARRALDIATRLGAVHLGHKLCLKYEEVLRAQGILRRAEREGPPP
- a CDS encoding class I SAM-dependent methyltransferase, which translates into the protein MSRALRRFLLPSFDPLAAQRLRLSRHIEAGSSVLDAGCGDGAMALRLARRGCRVVAVSHDAAQIARLSAKAPDGVAFRVHDLSQGGPVEGRFDAVLCLDVLEHILDDRTALANAVAPLRRGGRLLVTVPNRLAPPLWGDRLSAAEDGGHVRPGYTRDELGALLRGAGLTPVHWSSFGGFFTRKAASLNRRLERRPGRFWLLPRFLGLVLLRPLCRLDPLLPGRRCELFVLATRA
- a CDS encoding ABC transporter ATP-binding protein — translated: MADALIDVHDLTYVYHDGTKALDGLSLHIEVGESVGLVGPNGAGKSTFILHLNGTLRGSGVVRIHGVELDKHHLRDVRRMVGLVFQDPDDQLFMPTVGDDVAFGLLHLGLPEAEVRARVAAALAVVGCEGLERKAPHHLSAGQKRAAAIATVLAMRPDILVMDEPSSNLDPRSRRRLIERLATLDITKVIATHDLDMILELCPRTVVIDAGRVVADGATEAIFADEALLVAHGLEKPLSRQRGSRDA
- the cbiQ gene encoding cobalt ECF transporter T component CbiQ, coding for MHHAYIDRFASGDSPVHRLDARAKLAAVAVFTALVVSVPKYQVAALFPYAIFPFALLAFGGIPFGFVAKHLLLVSPFVLFVAVFNPLYDTAPMLVRFGPWAFWARAGWVSCANLCGKFVLTVSALVALVSTTPFDELLKALAWFRLPRLFIVELSFLYRYLFVLIEEVMRLRRARDCRTVGPSRLGWRLRVTGSLIGSLFVRTLERGERIYAAMLARGFDGTVRTLSQFRMRAGDYAFLAGSVLFAAALRLGGTTWLTR
- a CDS encoding energy-coupling factor ABC transporter permease, whose translation is MHMPNEVLSPAVAGGFIAASAAGLGLAAAGARRSFHESKVPLMGVMGAFVFAAQMVNFQILGATSGHLGGGVLLAILLGPHAAALVMAAILTVQCLIFNDGGLLALGCNVFNMGLVAPYLGYGLYRLILGRAGGRKSTGRLYLASFTGALGGVAASAAVVPAQIALSGMSAVPFGTFFPLMVGIHLLIGAVEGAITFAVVAYLTQVRPEVLGVQVEGRERVSRRAVVGSFAILALLTAGLLSLVASGLPDGLDFLLEERKFSRHAGNEEAVDPTMAKVSAWQERTAPLPDYSAGEDSPAYWTSLAGVLGTVATLGVVYGIAVAVRRREGHGHAHSH
- the nikR gene encoding nickel-responsive transcriptional regulator NikR — translated: MGELVRFGVSLEEPLLRDFDRLIEEKGYPSRSEALRDLIRDYLVQADWSKLSGEQVATLTLVYNHEYRELTDKLTDLQHDAHGLVVCATHVHLTAHTCLEVIVLRGPAADLVRIADKLVATRGVQHGKLTMTTLGRAR
- a CDS encoding MazG nucleotide pyrophosphohydrolase domain-containing protein — encoded protein: MTIGDFQRLMSDLYLEHDTRRGLGGTFMWFMEEVGELSTALRSGTREEIEAEFADAFAWLTTLANLAGIDAEAAVTKKYGAGCPCCNTTPCSCVQKP